DNA sequence from the Hippoglossus stenolepis isolate QCI-W04-F060 chromosome 17, HSTE1.2, whole genome shotgun sequence genome:
ACAGGAGGGTTTGATCCccggcgcacacacacactttactgcACAGGACtgtggctcctctctctctgcagagatCTCTCCACCAGACGTGTGAGTATCGTCAGGGATGCaaactttcatcttttttacaTTAATCATTTGAAGTTgctgtaaaaagagaaaaggaggagacgtgtggatttaacttttttctacttattattgatgttttcaaattttgcagatttgatatattatattgttatgtTCTTGATCTGTCTGCCTTTCAAAGACATTTCTTTTTGATCTTTATGATTGCACTTCCAAAACTAATTGATAATTCTTCTCACACAACGCAGGACTCTCTGTATTATTTTTGCCTCTATGGTTTCTTTTTCAATAAACAATGTACTGGTCAGATGTTTTCTTAGGTTATGTAATAGTTACCAGTATAGCAGCTGGTCATGCTCCATGTTGTAGGTTTAACCCACACGCTGCCTGCGATCAAATGAAATAACTTGAACACTTTGCACCGgaggtttttcaacatttaatctATAATGTTTCACGTCATGTGACCGTCTGAGAATCTGCACATGATAAAAGGTTAGATGTCTACTGAAGAAAGAAGAGACCGTATCTTTAGACAATAAACAATACACATTAACCACATGTAGGAGTCACAGATTGAACCTTTAGGAAGAGTTGGAGGAGAATTCTTCCTCCTGGTGACACATTAATGTTGAGTTAACCCTTTGTTGACTGGTATTTACTCACTGTGAATAATTCTCAGTCTCTGCTCAGCAACAAAGGacgagacaaacaaacacacgcctgtttgttgttgttccttATAAGGACATAGATTTACTATAATGACAAACCTGATCCAACTCCTGATCCACACCATGAGCAGACTTTACAACTCTCTTTCATCTTAAACCTCAACTCTTATAAATACACACTTTAGAATACCTTTActaatttgttttgatttggtaTTTGAACACATTGTTTTTAGAACATTGAGGTTGAGATCctcaaatgtaaagaaaaacttATTTTCAAATGATTATATCTAATTATTTCCTCCTAAAGAAATTATTGCtgaaaactttaactttatttatagatgttgaaatgtttaattataCTATGCTTACATACAAACAAGTTTCACATTTCTGACTTTCTGTGCACCTCAGACTCAGATTTACCAGCAACCAGCATGTATCAACATGCATCGTCCGTTCTTTAGTTAATAAACAAAGTCTGACATAATCAGGAAATGTTTCTGTGCGTGGATTTTCAAGAAATGTTATATTTCTGCAGCCAAATGTTCTTGTTGCAGAATTTCCTAGCGTTTGAGGATGGCTAACTAAATGTTCTATAATGAGCAACAGCCAGCAGCTATATAGTTTATGGCTTGAATAGataaagaataaagtttaacatCCGTTACATAAGAAGACAAAGAGTCAGCAGCCTGGTGGCCCTGGGAGCCTAAACGcactttgagctaaatgctaactttagcatgctaatatatgTATAACAACAATTTTAACATGTTCTCCATCTTGGCTAAAGACTGTTTTTACTGtctaaatacaaaaaacaacagagacaggTTTTCAATAtaagacaaattaaattgttttcctGATATGGAGCTAAACGAATAAAGGATTTTTAATCAAAGGAACATCAAAGCCAGAACTTAATTTCTTGAAAATGGTCAATTGCATTATGCTATTTAAGGTCGGCATCTATTTGACAAAGAAACTtgactttttgtctttttctagaGGAAAACCATCTGAACCATGTCGCTCCTCACGCACCTGTTGGCGGTTCTCTTCGGGATGGGCTCCTGGGTTTCCATCAACGGCCTGTGGGTGGAGCTGCCCCTGATCGTCCCCCAGATCCCCGAGGGATGGTACCTGCCCTCCTACCTCTCGATCCTCATCCAGATGGCCAACGTCGGGCCTCTCTTCGTCACCCTGATGCATCGCTTCCGGCCCGGCGCCCTGAATGAGACGGCGGTCATATACGTGATCATCGTTCTGGGCACCGTGGCCAGTTTCCTGCTGGGTTTCTTCTGGAAGGAGACGGTTGTCGTGGCAGGCGTCAGTCGCAGTGTCGCCCTCCTCGTCTTGACTTTCTTCCTCGCTACCGTCGACTGCACGTCCTCCGTCACCTTCCTGCCCTTCATGATGCGCCTCAAGCCTCAGTATCTAACCACCTACTACATTGGGGAGGGGGTGAGCGGCCTGCTGCCTGCTCTGGTGGCTTTAGTCCAGGGCGTTGGCGTGGTCCACTGCTTAAACAACACACAGTCTCTGAACCACAGCCTGAACGGCtcggtgacctttgacctccaggcccAGTATCAGCCAGCAAACTTCTCGGCTgaggtgtttttcttcttcctgagcGCCATGATGCTGGTGAGCCTGGGGGCCTTCCTGCTGCTGAACTACCACCCCGCCGTGGCCCGAGAGCATCCCACCGGCCGATACACCAACGGCGTGAAAGAGAAATCgcagaaaaacagacagttgGTCGAGCAGAAGCCGATGATGGATCCGTACAAACCCCCGAACCAGAACAGTTTTGGCACCGGCGCTTACAGCTGGATGCAGGTGCTCTACATCTTTGTGATTCTGGCCTGGGCCAACGCTCTGACCAACGTGGTGCTTCCCTCGGTGCAGTCGTACTCTTGCATGCCGTACGGAAACAAGGTCTATCACCTGTCAGCCACCATGGCCGCCGTGTCCAACCCCCTGGCCTGCTTCATCGCCATGTTCCTCCCGATAAGGTCAGTGGTCGTCAGCTGTAATCGACACAATAAAGGGCTCATGGTCagaaactgttatttaaaaaagttagtATTTATTTCTATAACCTCAAAATCACAACTTTGCCTTTGAGGCTTCAGCATAAAAGGAAAACTACCGATAAAGAATAAACCCCAGGAGGCGCTAGAGGAAAATAAAGTacttatgttattttatttttgtaaaatgtgagttttatcattcttaaatgtttttttgttgtttttgtgcaaataATATGAGTGAAATGTAGTTTCCAGAGACTGACATtgattgtgaaaatgttgattaGAACTTTTCACTAAGAAAGAGTCAATAAATTGAATTAGGAGGAATCTGTCAATCTTTGCCGACACAAAGTTTAATGAAAGAATAACGAGAATGTCGCTTCGATTAATAATAAACTAGCCTCTTAATTCTGGGGAATTTCAAAGAACCACTTCCTGGAAAGTCATCATTGGGAGGTCATGCTTCTCCGTCAGTTCAttggttggtttatttattagtttgtcagcagaattacacaaaaaactagtTAATAGTTTCCAACAAAACTTGATGGAAAGATGGGACTCAGGCCAAGAAGGATCCAACTAAAGTTTGTGGCTCATCCAGGaacttttctttactttcttttgcGAAATCGGGCGACGGTATCTTCACCAATTTGAACAGAGAGTGATTAACGGATCTGGACGAAACAAATCACACGTATTTAGACGAGTAAAATCTACGATCTGATGCAACTTGGAtgaatttaagggactgttggtTCATTCCAGTTAACATTTAGATGCACTTTGCTCCTGCACCACTCAGACTTTCCACAGATTCTTACTGTTCACATTGTGCTGCTACACATTGTCAAACCCGGGTTTTGTGCAGTGATGCTTTTGTCAAATAACAGTAGATCCTGGCTCCAGAATCAGATCTGAACCTGTGTGCCCCCACAGATCCCTGCTGCTGATGGCAGCtctcaccgtggtcggcactggAGCTGGAGCTTACATAATGGGCACGGCGGTGCTGAGTCCATGTCCTCTGCTGGTTAATGATACCTCGGGTGGTGTCATCATAGTGAGTACACTCTCAAGTTACACATCTTCTTATAAACCAGTGAAAAGACGAGATAAAGGAAGGAATCCAGTTTGGGAATGTCCTGCCCTCCTGCCTCTGCCCCACAGGTGTTGGCCTGGAtcgtcttcatcctcactcTGTCCTACGTGAAGGTGATTATCGGCGTGATCCTGCGTGACGAGGGCCACAGCGCTCTGGTGTGGTGCGGAGCTGTGGTGCAGTTGGGCTCCCTGCTGGGGGCCGTGACCATGTTTCCACTGGTCAGCGTGTACAGCTTCTTCTCATCGGGGGACCCGTGCAACACAAAGTGTCCCTAAACTATGAGCATGCACTGATTTCCCTTCTGACTTCAGGGGAAACGACGTGAGAATCAATTTGAAAGACTTGTTCCTCCTCGTGATGTATAAACATGGAGACGTTTGAATTTCATttgttagaaaaacaaaaagtacgATGTAATTTGAATATATACTTTGTTATAAATGTGTCTGTAGATCTCTATTTACATTTGTTGAAAACTTAAACCTTTGCCAGGAGTAAAAGTCCATTTAACAGACAAATTATCAACGTAAGTATtgaataaaattataaaaatgaaagaagaaaatttGTGATTAAAGTTATTCACAATTCACATTTCAgcac
Encoded proteins:
- the si:ch73-196l6.5 gene encoding riboflavin transporter 2, with protein sequence MSLLTHLLAVLFGMGSWVSINGLWVELPLIVPQIPEGWYLPSYLSILIQMANVGPLFVTLMHRFRPGALNETAVIYVIIVLGTVASFLLGFFWKETVVVAGVSRSVALLVLTFFLATVDCTSSVTFLPFMMRLKPQYLTTYYIGEGVSGLLPALVALVQGVGVVHCLNNTQSLNHSLNGSVTFDLQAQYQPANFSAEVFFFFLSAMMLVSLGAFLLLNYHPAVAREHPTGRYTNGVKEKSQKNRQLVEQKPMMDPYKPPNQNSFGTGAYSWMQVLYIFVILAWANALTNVVLPSVQSYSCMPYGNKVYHLSATMAAVSNPLACFIAMFLPIRSLLLMAALTVVGTGAGAYIMGTAVLSPCPLLVNDTSGGVIIVLAWIVFILTLSYVKVIIGVILRDEGHSALVWCGAVVQLGSLLGAVTMFPLVSVYSFFSSGDPCNTKCP